A segment of the Lactobacillus sp. ESL0700 genome:
GGTAAAGTTGATGATTTGCTTGCCAGTTTTGCGGTCATAAACAAGGCCCTTTTTCCCCTTGGCGCCAATAATCACGTATTTTTTACTGATAATGGTACCGTTACGAAAGACAATCCAAGGCTTGTAATGTCGTGACAAAAGATCGCTGCCGAATTGCACGTAGTGCTTGTTGCTGATTCCTAGAAGGTGCATTAATGTCGGCAAGACGTCGATTTCGCCAGCAACTTCGTGGTTAATTTTGCCTTTTAAATTAGGCGCATGAATCATAAAGGGCACACGCTGCATTTGCGCATCATTGTAACTGCTCCAAGTATCGGAACTTTCGCCGACAATCGGTGCTAGAGTTTGATTTTCGGAGTTGGTTAAACCATAATGGTCGCCGTAAATTACTACCATCGTGTTCTTGGCCAAGCCGGATTTTTTCAGATAAGCAAAAAATTCTCGTACTGATTCGTCTAAATAATGAGCTGTTTCAAAGTAATTGTTAATGGTCTTATCGCTAGTGTCAGTTGTTTGAAACTTGGGATCGAGGTCCTGCTCATCCATTGAAAACGGTGTGTGGTTGGTTACCGTGATGAACTTGGTGTAGAACGGCTGCTGCATGCGCTCTAAATACTTGATACTTTCAGCAAAAAGCAGCTTATCTTTGACGCCGTATTCTTTTTTATCATCCTTATTATTACTGAAATAATTCTGATCGAAGAAATAATTGTAGCCCAAGTTTTTATAGACATCGTCACGATTCCAAAAAGTACCGACGTTACCGTGGAAGACAGCGGAAGTATAGTTGCCGTGTCTGCGCAAAATTTGCGGTGCGGCCTGGAAAGTGTTTGAACCGCCAAGAGCCGTAAAAAGTGACCCGTCAGAAATGCCATAAGTACCAGTTTCCAGCATATTTTCTGCATCACTAGTGCGACCAATGCCTACTTGATGGTAAAAATTGTCAAAGCTGATGGTGTGCTTGTTATGGTAGATTGAATTAAGAAACGGGGTGACTTCCTTGCCATTGACCTTTAACCCAATCAGAAATTGCTGGAAACTTTCCAGGTGAATTACGATGACGTTTTTACCTTTTTCTTTACCAAAATAGTTGGCATTAGCAGGTATCTTGTTTTTCTTAGTAAAATTAAGAATTTTATTTAAATCGGCGGCGTTGGCATTACGGTTAACCTGCTCCGTTTGTTCATTTTTAATACCGTCATAAATGGTATAGGTGTCAAGCCCCAGATATTTCACAACGTAGGCACGATCAAAGGTGTTTCTTAAGAGGCGCGGTCTGGATGATTCGGCCAGAAAAATATTTAACGTCAAAACAAAAAAGCCGAATGAGGTAATTGTAAACGGCGTTAGGAGTCCATAAGACTTTTGATCGATTTTTAATTTATGCGTTACTAAAAGTGCAATGACCAGAATTAAATCTAGCCACAATAGAATATCCGATGGCTGCAATAATGAAACGGCACTTTTGCCTAAGCCAGGCGCCACTTTGCCGGCATTGGCGATAGTTTTAACCGTAATAAAATCAGAAAATTCTCGATAATAGAGGATATTAGCAAATAATAGACAGGTATTAGCAAAGTCCATTAATAGCATGACACAATAGGAAACAATCGGTTTAGGAAAATAAAAACCGATGCTCAAGAGCAAAATTGCCGTGCCCAGGGGACTAAGCCACATGATGATGTGCTGGTAGGGGTCAGATATTCCCAAATTGAAGTCATGATATGCCGCAAAGATGTACTTTAGGGCAAATAGCAAGACGAGCAGAACAAAAAAGCCTGTTCGAGATTGCATGAAGTTTGCTAGATTCTTTTTTTTCAAAACGAACGCTCCTTTAACAATGATTTTAAAGGATTAATAAGCGTGAGACAATCTTTTAGCGATTATTAGTCTTTTTTTAAGATTTGTATACGCAAAAATGAGTATAATTTAGATAAACTCTATTTTTAGGAATTGATTAAGCATGATTTTTTTAGGACCGCTATATAACATAATTGCGCAAAACTTCGCTACCAAAATCAACCATTTTGCGTTGATTAAGCTGACAATGCTAGCAATTGATAAAACTATTTTATATTTTTTATTATTTGCCGTTGTCCGCTTATTTTGGTTAATGGCAATTAGGTGCAGGCGATCAATCAGGTCCGAGGCTGGTGTGTGGGTGTTTGCATTTTATCTTATTTTAGTGTTAATGCTCACAACTTTTCGAAATACGTATTTTCCGTGGCAGCTAACCTTTTATTTTAACCGACCATTAACCGAAATCAACTTGGTATTTTTAAAAGAAACATGGAAATTATTGTATGCTCAGAGTCGGCTCGACTTTTTTTATAATTCGTTTGGTAATGTGTTGTGTTTTGTGCCTTTTGGCTTTTTAACACCGCTTGTTTTTTCCAAAAAGCAAACTTTCAAAAGGGTGCTTGTGGCTGGGATGCTTTTTTCAATCTTGATTGAAGGGATGCAATTTTTGCTTGAAACTGGTGTCAGTGACATCGACGACGTCTTCTTTAATAGCTGCGGCGCCGCCATCGGATATTTACTTTACTGGGTGTTTAAGTCTGTGCGTAATAAGTTTGCAAAACATTAAAGAAATCACTGGAATTTACAAAATAAGATTGTTAGAATATTCTTGTGAAATAAATATTTTGTTTAGTTAAGGAAGCGTACTTATGAGTTTAATTAAATTTGACAGCACTAAATTGACGCCATTTGTTCATAAAAATGAACTTAGTGAGATGCAAGCATTGGTTAATGCTGCTGCTCAGGAATTAAAGGATGGCACCGGTGCAGGAAATGATTTCTTGGGCTGGATTGATTTGCCTGTTGATTATGATAAGGATGAATTTAGCCGGATTAAGAAGGCGGCTAAGAAAATCCAAGGCGATTCTGACGTTTTGATTTGTATTGGAATTGGTGGCTCTTATCTTGGTGCTCAAGCTGCTGTTGAGTTCTTAAACGGCGCATTTTACGGCAAGGGTAAAGACAAATATCCAACCATTGTTTTCTGTGGTAACTCACTTTCAGGATCATATTTGCATGACTTAATGGTTTGGCTTGGTGACAAGGACTTCAGCGTTAACGTTATTTCTAAATCAGGAACAACCACTGAAGCCGCAGTTGCTTTTAGAATTTTTAAAGACAAGTTAATTAAGAAATATGGTAAAGAAGAAGCCCAAAACCGGATTTATGCCACAACTGATCGTGCTAAGGGTGCATTGAAGACCGAAGCTGACGCAGAAGGTTACGAAGAATTTGTTGTTCCTGATGACATTGGTGGTCGTTACAGCGTCTTGTCAGCCGTTGGTTTATTGCCAATTGCTGCTTCAGGTGCCGATATTGACCAATTGATGCAAGGTGCAGCTGATGCTCGCAGTGATTACCAAGATACTGATGTAACCAAGGCTACACCATATCAATATGCTGCTTTGCGCAACATTTTGTATAGAAAAGGTTACACTACTGAAATTGTTGAGAATTATGAGCCAACTTTGAGAATGTTTGGTGAATGGTGCAAGCAATTAATGGGTGAGTCTGAAGGTAAGGATAATAAGGGAATTTGGCCATCAAGCGCTAACTTCTCAACTGACTTGCACTCACTTGGACAATACATTCAAGAAGGTTTACGTAACTTGTTTGAAACAGTTATTCGCGTTGAAAATCCAACTAATGATGTTGAGATTCCTTCTGATGATCGTAACTTGGACCAACTTAACTTCTTAGCTGGTAAGAGCTTGAATTATGTTAACGAACGCGCTTATGAAGGCGTTGTTTTGGCTCATACTGATGGTGGTGTGCCGGTAATGACAGTTAACATTCCTGATCAAACGGAACATACACTTGGTTATTTAATTTACTTCTTTGAATTAGCAATTGCGATTTCCGGTTACTTAAATGGAATTAATCCGTTTAACCAACCAGGAGTTGAAGAATACAAGCGCAATATGTTTGGTTTGCTTAACAAGCCAGGCTATGAAGAATTGCACGATGACTTAACTGCACGCTTCAATAAATAAATTAAACAGACTTTACTTTTAACTATAATTGGTTTTTAATTAAATAAATATTAAAATATTTAATCATTCTTTGAATAATGAATTATAATTGTTTTGGAGTATTTAATTATGGCAGATAATAGTAAAAGTAAATTAACACTTGGGCAATTGGTCTTTTTAGCATTGTTGACTGCCCTGAACGTTGTTCTAAGCCGAATATTAATTATTCCAATTCCTGCAACTCATGGTAATATCAATTTTTGTGATACCGGAATTTTCTTGGCAGCAATTGCGTTAGGACCAGTTGCGGGATTATTAGTCGGTGGTTTATCCGGCTTTTTACTCGATTTACTTTCAGGATACGCACAGTTCATGCTCTTTTCACTCGTTATTCACGGGCTAGAGGGTCTACTTGTGGGACTGTTAGTAAGAAAAGCAGCACGAGACAGACGCAAGTGGTTCCAATATATTTTGGCACTCGTGGTTGGCGTGGCTGTGATGGTTGGTGGATATCATTTGACCAACTGGATTTTGTATTCGACAGCAGCCGGAGTTTTAGGACTCTTGACTGATACCATTCAAGGAATAGCCGGTGCTATTGTTGCTCTTATCTTGTTACCAGCTTTACAAAAAGTTTTACTAAGATATTGGCGATTGTAGTTTAATAATCTGGTTATTTAATATAACTACTTTTTTAAGCAGTTAGAGAAAGGGCAAAAGCATAGAAATGCTTTTGCTCTTTTTATAATAAGGAGATGTTTTAATGGAGAAAAATGTAGTGACACCAAAGCATGTTGGGGCAATTATTAGTTGTGCATTAATGGCCTTTGTCTCGATTTTGACAGAAACGAGTTTAAACGTAACTTTTCCAACGATGATGAAGCAATTTCATATTGGCTTAGGTTTAGTGCAGTGGACTACCACTGGCTATTTGTTAGCAATTGCGATCATTATGGTTTCAAGCTCGTATTTAAATGACCGTTTCTCAGCTAAACAGTTGTTTTTAACAGCGGCAATTAGCTTTATTGCGGGGTCATTTGTTGCAGGAGCAGCCACTAACTTTTGGGTGCTTCTTGCTGGACGCCTGATTTCATCACTTGGAGCTGGGCTATCAATACCATTGATGTTTAATTTGGTAGTTGAACTGATTCCGCAAAATAAGTGGGGCTTTTATATGGGGATTACTGGCCTTGTAGTTATTTTAGCCCCGTCTCTTGGACCAACTTTTGGTGGAACTATCGTTTATTTCTACGGCTGGCCATTAATCTTTGTGATTGCGGCAATAATCGGCTTAATAATTTTAATTTTAGGCTTATTTGTAGTTGAACAATATCATGAGAAAAAGCACCCGCAATTTGATTGGCGCAGTTATATTATTATTGCTGCAGCGATGATTATTTTTAGTTTAACTTTTAATCAAATTGGTCAAGGATTGACTAATATTTGGTTTTGGCTGGGGATGCTGATAGTTGCTGCTTTGGTTTGGCTGTTTATTAAGTCAGTTAAAAATAGTCAAAAGCGGTTGCTTAATCTAGCCGTCTTTAAAAACAAAGCATTTATTTATGCACTAATTTCGTATTTATTATTACAATTTATTAATATTGGTACTAGCTTTGCATTACCAAATTATGTTCAGATTGTTAATCACTCGAGTTCATTAATTGGTGGCTTGATTTTACTGCCGGGATGTATCTTAAGTGGTGTGCTCAATCCATGGTTTGGTCATATTTATGACCAAAAGGGTGCTAAACTACCGCTTTTGACTGGAGCTATTTTGTGCATGATCGCCTGTGTTCTGTTTGCAATGTTTAGTTTGAAAATTTCGACAATGATGATTGTTATTTTCTACGGGATTATGATCATTGGTCGACAGTTAGCCTTTAATAATACGATGGCAGAAGCTTCTAAACTGCAGCCGGACGAGCTGCACACTGATGCAACTGCAGTCTTTCAGACAGGCCAACAGTATGCTGGATCACTCGGGACAACTGTTATGGCAACGATTATTTCTGCTTGGCAAAAGAAGCCGGGTAATTATGCGCTAATGACGGCAAAGGGTAGCCAAATTGCATTTATTGTGTTGATTATTGCAAGCATTATTATTCTATGTAGTTACCTAAGAATGTTTAAGCTAGAACATCAAAATATTAATTAAATAACAGCTAAGAGAAATAGATAATTTTATATTGATGATTTTGGGAGAAAATAAAATATTTTAGTGTATGCTTACAGCTGTAAACATTTGATAACAATGCTGATTATCGGTGCAAAATTATATTTAGTTATCAAATCATAATTAAAAAACAAGAAAACCGCTTTCAATTACGGTGAAAATGGGTATAATTGAACTAGTTGGTTAAGTAAAAGGAGTTTTTTAACATGATGTGTGATAATCTAGTTATCAAAATTATTAACGTAATCGTATTTGGACTTGCAGCATACTATACTTTTACCCCAAATGGGATGATGTGGGCAATGTACTGGATGGCCGGTGGCATGCTGTTTGATGCTGTTGTTGACCTGATTTGGCACTTTATTCCTGATAAAAAAGATTGTTCAAAATAATAATATTGATTAAAAGCAGTCGTTATTGCGGCTGCTTTTTTCGATACTTTTAAGCATAATTAATGATATAAAAAGGCTACCTGATTGCAACGGGTAGCCTTGTTTTATTTATCATTTTCAATTAAAAAGCTGCGAATTATTTTTTCTCGCATTGTTAGAAAAATTTGATTGTGACCAGTCGGATGTACGCGATTAGTTAGCAAAATTAAACCAGATTTTTTAACTCGATCAAGTAAGATTAAGGTTCCTGTGTAGCCGGTATGGAGAATTAACGGGTAGTGATTTTCGGGATCAAATCGTAAGTCCCAGCCCCAAGATCGCGGCTTCAAGCCTGCCGGATTTTTATTTTCAAAAAGTTGACTGACAACATCTTGGTCGAAGGGCAAAATGTTGGGGTCAAGGCCGAGGTAGCCTTTGCTAATTTTGATTAGGTCTTCCATTGAAGAAAATAATCCAGCAGAGCCACAATCACTGCCTAGCTGCCGCGCTTTGGGGTCATGAGGGACACCCTGAAGGATTTTTTCATTAAGTAGGGCAGTTGGAACACAATCAGCAATAACGGGCTTAAAAGTCGTTTCAGTAAGTCCAGCGGGTGCAAAAACTTCTTTTGTCGCGACTTCTTGGACAGGTTTGCCGTAAATTTGTTTAATTACTAGCCCCAATAAAATGAAATTAGTGTCTGCATAGCGCATCTTGTGCTCAAATTCATCGGTGACAGGTAAATGGATAATTGCATCAAGCAGTTCATCGTGATTTAGGTCGTCACGATGCTTAATCCAGCCGCGAATGCCGCTAGTATGGGTGAGAAGATGAAACAAACGCACACGCCGGTCACTAAACTCGGGAATAAACTCGTGTAGCGGCTCAGAAAAGTTAAGTTTGCCTTCAGCGTATAATTTTAGTAAAATATTCTCAGTAGCAAGGACTTTGGTCAAACTGGCCAAGTCATACTCCGCGAACGGACTAAGCTGACTAACTTGAGGATAGATCGTGGCAAAGCCCACTGTTGAAGTGAAAGTTTGTTTATTTTTAATTAAGACGTAATTAACGCCTGGCACGATCCGTTCGGAAACCATTGATTCTATAAGGTTTTGGGTGGTTGAGTAATCAATCATGAATATCTATCCTTTTAAAAAATTTATCTTATTAATTATTATAACTAAAAATCTCTTGACAAGAACAACTTTTACAAGCATAATAATTAATGTTGATTTTGCCCGTTGGTCAAATGGTTAAGACGCCACCCTCTCAAGGTGGAGTTACGAGTTCAATTCTCGTACGGGTGATTTTATCAATGGGATATAGCCAAATGGTAAGGCACAGGTTTCTGGTTCCTGCATGTTTCGGTTCGAGCCCGGATATCCCAATATTCATGATTTGTCTTAGTTTCAACTAGCTTAAAGCGTTGATACTAAGGCATTTTTATTTTTTACGATTTTTTGAAATTAACTGAAATCAACCGAAAAAGCATAAATCAGTGCAAAATTCGGTGCAAAATTTTTGGCAATGATGGATTAATCAAAATATCTTAAAATTGGTCTAGTTGCATGCTGAAAAGTGCTATAATATCAAGTGTTCAGAGATTTAATTATCTATTAGCTTAGATATCTCAAGAAGCCTAAAAAGGCTTCTTTTTTTGTCAAAAATCGGCGATTAGGTTACAACATTAGCTGCATCCCTTTAGGGTGTTAAATTGTTTACAGGGGGCCTGTGATTTACCGCCCCCTATCGCCGTAAACCTTGTGGGGCAACGAAACGTTACTGTATTATTTTACACGGTATCAAAAAATCCTCTGCGTTAACAGAGGATCATTTTAATGATTGCCTAAAGTAATCGGCTTTAGGACTTTACAAGGTTTGAGCCTTGCAGAGCTTTATAGTTGGTTTAGTATCTGGAATACTCGCCAACATTATTTCTGAACTGATTTTGGATTACTTCCAAAATCATAGTAAGCAATAATTTTTAAAGGGATCATGTGGGTAATACCACTGTTCCTTTTTATGATAGCAGAAATGGTATTTGAGAGATAATAATTAGATGCAAGTTCCCTTTTATCTAGTTTCATCCATGGTGTCCCATCTTGGCCAAATATGCCACAAAATTTTCATTTTCGGTAATTCCCAGTTTGCTTTTCTCCGTCCCAATTAATCTTATCGTTTAAAATTTGCACGTGATGCTGTCGTTATTCATGATGGGGCTAAACATTGGCATGGCGTTGCTAAAGATTCATGGTTTAGTCACTTGGCAATTACGACAGGCTCAACGCAATGGCTTGAGCCGGTTGCTAATGATGAATATAACAAGTTGCCATAAATTTATTCTAAAAAAATGCAGTTCTTCATAAAGAGAGCTGCATTTTTTAATTGTTACATACCTGCCTTAATGATTTTCTTTTCAGCCATTGTTTTACGCAAGGCGAGAAGAGCAGTATAGGTTGATAAAATATAAACTTTTTTAGTTGGCAATTTGGCAATTTGCGCAATTAAGTCGTCATTATTTTCAGCTACGGTCATGTTAGCGGGATTAAAACCAGCAACTTCTAACCTGAAGTGCATATCTTTACGACGCAATCCGCCAACAAGTACCTGCTTAATTTGCTTATGGTTAAGGTCCTCAAACTGGCCATCCCAAATCCAAGAGGTGTCAATCCCATCTGCGTGGTTGGCATTGAGCAGAGCGACCAGCGAATAATCTTCAGGCTCCGTGTTTAACATGTGGAGCACCTCGTCAAGACCCACAGGATTTTTAACTAAAATCAGATCAATGTCCTTACCAGCATAATTAATTAATTCCTGCCGGCCAAAGACACGTTTGTTTTTGGCAAATGATTGTGCAACCTCATCATCGCTTAGACCAAATTCACGAGCAACAGAATATGCGGCTAGAGCATTATAAATGTTATAAGTCCCGCCAATGTTGATTGTATAATCCTTAGCCCCCATTTGAAATGCCAATTGGTTAGGCGTTTGCTTAATAATTTTATTAACCCGATATTTTAATTCAGGCCGCTTGTAGCCGCAATGTGGGCAGAAAAAGTCACCTAGGTTAGCATAAATGCGGTCATGAAAGTGAATAACATGGTCGCACTTGGGACACAAGACGCCGTCAGTGTTCACTGGCGCCTTAGTATCGCTATCTTTTTGTTCAGAATCCAACTTAAACCCGTAGAATACCTTTTTATTAGGTAAGTCAACTGATGAAAAAATGCTGGCATCACCATTAGCGATAATTGTTGCTTGCGGCGCCAACTTAATCCCAGCAACTATTTTGTCATAAGTGGTGTAAATTTCGCCATATCTATCCATTTGGTCGCGAAAAATGTTGGTCAACACGTAATAACTTGGGTGAACTAATTCAGTAACCATTTTGACATTGGCTTCATCAACCTCTAAGACCGCGATTTTGCGCGTCACCTTTTTCTGCTTATGGGCCAGGAATGCTGTCACAATTCCTTGCTCCATGTTTGAGCCTGACGGATTAGTTAAAATATCGCCATATTTTTGCTTTAATGCGGCCACAATTAGAGATGTCGTCATTGTCTTGCCGTTAGTCCCAGTCACAATGACAGTTTCATAATCCCGAGCTAGAGCCTTTAACACCTGTGGGTCAATTTTCATTGCTAATTTACCGGGGAAACTGGTGCCGCCTTTTAATACATTATGAAGAAACCAATAGCTTGATTTACCAGCTACCTTGGCAATTCCTGATTTTAGATTCATCTTTATCCCTCACTTTAAAATCATTATAACTATAGCATAGCACCGAGGTGAAAACGAGTTTTCACGACAATTTAACTGCACATAATTTGATTTTCATCTATACTAGTTAAGTTAGGTGAATTTAATTTAAACAAAGGAGCAAAAAATGGCACAATTATTTTTTCACTATGGCGCGATGAGTAGTGGCAAAACAATTGAAATTCTTAAAGATACGCATAACTATGAGGCCCAGGGGCGAAAGATTGCGCTGATGACGAGCGGTGTTGATAATCGCAGTGGTGTTGGCACAGTTGCTTCAAGAATTGGTCTTCACCGTGCGGCCGTTCCGATTGAGCCAGAGACGAATATTTTTGAATATATCAAAAAACTAAACGCTGAGGACCAAAAGCGCGGCGATGGTTCGATTGCCTGTGTCTTTATTGATGAAGCGCAATTTTTAGAGCGGCATCATGTCTTAGAATGTGCCAGAATTGTTGATGAACTTAAGATTCCGGTAATGACTTTTGGACTTAAGAATGATTTTCAAAATAAATTGTTTGAGGGTAGTAAAAACCTCCTGATTTTTGCAGATAAAATTAAGGAAATCAAAACAATTTGCCACTATTGCGGCCGTAAGGCTACAATGAACTTGCGGATTCACGATGGTCAACCTGTTTATGAGGGTGAGCAAGTGCAAATTGGTGGCGACGAAAGTTATTATCCTGTTTGCCGGTTTCATTATTTTCACCCGGGAAAGCTTAGAACAAGAGAGGAATAGATAATATGGATAAAGTTATGGCGCAGCTTGAAGGGCTGGTAGCCCATTATGAAGAGCTTCAAGAAATGATGGCCGACCCAGAAGTCATCAGTGATACCAAGCGCTACATGGAAATCTCAAAAGAAGAGGCAGATTTGCGCGATGTCGTGCAAAAATACCAAAAATATAAGGCAGACAAGCAAGAGATTGCCGATAATAAGGAAATTATTTCAAGTGAAAGTGACAGCGACCTAGTTGACATGGCTAAGGAAGAAAATCACGATCTTGAACAAGAAATCGGCGAATTGGAAGACCAAATCAAAATATTGATGCTGCCAAAAGACCCTAATGATGATAAGGATATTATCATGGAAATTCGCGGTGCTGCTGGTGGTGACGAAGCCTCATTATTTGCCGGTGATTTGCTCAGAATGTATGAAAAATACGCTGAACGACAAAATTGGCAAGTATCAATAGTTGATAGTGAACCAACAGAAGTAGGCGGCTATAAGCGGATTGCCATTATGATTACCGGTGACAAAGTTTATTCTAAGCTCAAGTACGAAAACGGTGCGCACCGAGTACAACGGGTACCGGTAACTGAGTCACAAGGTCGGGTTCATACGTCGACTGCGACTGTTGCGGTTATGCCTGAATATGAGCAGGTAGATTTGGATCTTGATCCTAAGGATATTCGGGTTGATGTTTATCGTTCAAGTGGTGCCGGTGGTCAGCATATTAACAAGACTTCTAGTGCCGTTCGAATGACGCACTTGCCAACGGGGATTGTTGTTGCCATGCAGGATCAACGTAGTCAGCAACAGAACCGGGAAAAGGCGATGCAAATTCTGAAGTCACGGGTTTATGACTATTATGAAAGCCAAAATCGTGACCAATATGATGCTAAAAGAAAGAACGCCGTTGGTACTGGTGACCGTTCAGAGCGGATTCGGACTTATAATTACCCGCAAAACCGGGTAACTGATCACCGAATTGGTTTTACTTTAAATAAACTTGACCGAGTAATGAACGGCGAACTGGATGAAATTATCGATGCTTTAATTTTATATAACCAAACTAAGCAATTAGAGGAGCTGGCTGATCAAAATGCCTAAAATTACAACACTGCGAGATTTACAAATTTGGTCTGTTGAAACTGCACCAGATGCAAGGCCTGAAGATGTGGAATACTTGCTGGCTGAAAGATTAAATTTAACGCCCAGTGAGTATGCCCTAAAGCATGATTTACAATTAACGCCTGAGCAATTGAAGCAAGCACAAAAAGATGTTAATAAACTAGCTAAGGGAATGTCGCCGCAATACATTTTGGGCTATGCCTGGTTTTACGGCTATAAAATCATGGTTCAACATGGGGTTTTGATTCCACGCTTTGAAACTGAAGAGCTAGTTAACTGGGCGCTAGATCATCTGCAATCAGGTGATAAGGTGTTGGATTTGGGGACAGGCTCCGGCTGCATTACGGTTGCTTTAGCTAAAGAAGCTGCAAGCAAGGGCATTACTGACCTAGATTTATACGCTTCAGATGTTACCGATGCAGCATTGCGAACTAGCGAGGAGAACTTTGTCACCTATGACCTTGACGTAACAACACGTAAAGCCAATGTCTTAATTGGCCTTGAGAAGTTTGATCTGATTATTTCTAATCCTCCTTATATTAAGGAAACAGAAAAAAATCTCATGGACCAAAATGTCTTGCAAAACGAACCTAAAGAAGCACTATTTGGCGG
Coding sequences within it:
- a CDS encoding LTA synthase family protein, with amino-acid sequence MKKKNLANFMQSRTGFFVLLVLLFALKYIFAAYHDFNLGISDPYQHIIMWLSPLGTAILLLSIGFYFPKPIVSYCVMLLMDFANTCLLFANILYYREFSDFITVKTIANAGKVAPGLGKSAVSLLQPSDILLWLDLILVIALLVTHKLKIDQKSYGLLTPFTITSFGFFVLTLNIFLAESSRPRLLRNTFDRAYVVKYLGLDTYTIYDGIKNEQTEQVNRNANAADLNKILNFTKKNKIPANANYFGKEKGKNVIVIHLESFQQFLIGLKVNGKEVTPFLNSIYHNKHTISFDNFYHQVGIGRTSDAENMLETGTYGISDGSLFTALGGSNTFQAAPQILRRHGNYTSAVFHGNVGTFWNRDDVYKNLGYNYFFDQNYFSNNKDDKKEYGVKDKLLFAESIKYLERMQQPFYTKFITVTNHTPFSMDEQDLDPKFQTTDTSDKTINNYFETAHYLDESVREFFAYLKKSGLAKNTMVVIYGDHYGLTNSENQTLAPIVGESSDTWSSYNDAQMQRVPFMIHAPNLKGKINHEVAGEIDVLPTLMHLLGISNKHYVQFGSDLLSRHYKPWIVFRNGTIISKKYVIIGAKGKKGLVYDRKTGKQIINFTKQEKVEIARLAKKAKQSLKYSDLLNNHNLLRFYTPQGFKPVNPNQFDYLTNFQQMEKIETKLKKKSTALINLHHGSTTKLYKTDAPELEGHEDEITTIPESVRGNHLTEKKNKSSKNKKKAYN
- a CDS encoding VanZ family protein; this encodes MIFLGPLYNIIAQNFATKINHFALIKLTMLAIDKTILYFLLFAVVRLFWLMAIRCRRSIRSEAGVWVFAFYLILVLMLTTFRNTYFPWQLTFYFNRPLTEINLVFLKETWKLLYAQSRLDFFYNSFGNVLCFVPFGFLTPLVFSKKQTFKRVLVAGMLFSILIEGMQFLLETGVSDIDDVFFNSCGAAIGYLLYWVFKSVRNKFAKH
- a CDS encoding glucose-6-phosphate isomerase, with translation MSLIKFDSTKLTPFVHKNELSEMQALVNAAAQELKDGTGAGNDFLGWIDLPVDYDKDEFSRIKKAAKKIQGDSDVLICIGIGGSYLGAQAAVEFLNGAFYGKGKDKYPTIVFCGNSLSGSYLHDLMVWLGDKDFSVNVISKSGTTTEAAVAFRIFKDKLIKKYGKEEAQNRIYATTDRAKGALKTEADAEGYEEFVVPDDIGGRYSVLSAVGLLPIAASGADIDQLMQGAADARSDYQDTDVTKATPYQYAALRNILYRKGYTTEIVENYEPTLRMFGEWCKQLMGESEGKDNKGIWPSSANFSTDLHSLGQYIQEGLRNLFETVIRVENPTNDVEIPSDDRNLDQLNFLAGKSLNYVNERAYEGVVLAHTDGGVPVMTVNIPDQTEHTLGYLIYFFELAIAISGYLNGINPFNQPGVEEYKRNMFGLLNKPGYEELHDDLTARFNK
- a CDS encoding ECF transporter S component, with product MADNSKSKLTLGQLVFLALLTALNVVLSRILIIPIPATHGNINFCDTGIFLAAIALGPVAGLLVGGLSGFLLDLLSGYAQFMLFSLVIHGLEGLLVGLLVRKAARDRRKWFQYILALVVGVAVMVGGYHLTNWILYSTAAGVLGLLTDTIQGIAGAIVALILLPALQKVLLRYWRL
- a CDS encoding MFS transporter, whose product is MEKNVVTPKHVGAIISCALMAFVSILTETSLNVTFPTMMKQFHIGLGLVQWTTTGYLLAIAIIMVSSSYLNDRFSAKQLFLTAAISFIAGSFVAGAATNFWVLLAGRLISSLGAGLSIPLMFNLVVELIPQNKWGFYMGITGLVVILAPSLGPTFGGTIVYFYGWPLIFVIAAIIGLIILILGLFVVEQYHEKKHPQFDWRSYIIIAAAMIIFSLTFNQIGQGLTNIWFWLGMLIVAALVWLFIKSVKNSQKRLLNLAVFKNKAFIYALISYLLLQFINIGTSFALPNYVQIVNHSSSLIGGLILLPGCILSGVLNPWFGHIYDQKGAKLPLLTGAILCMIACVLFAMFSLKISTMMIVIFYGIMIIGRQLAFNNTMAEASKLQPDELHTDATAVFQTGQQYAGSLGTTVMATIISAWQKKPGNYALMTAKGSQIAFIVLIIASIIILCSYLRMFKLEHQNIN
- a CDS encoding serine hydrolase domain-containing protein, coding for MIDYSTTQNLIESMVSERIVPGVNYVLIKNKQTFTSTVGFATIYPQVSQLSPFAEYDLASLTKVLATENILLKLYAEGKLNFSEPLHEFIPEFSDRRVRLFHLLTHTSGIRGWIKHRDDLNHDELLDAIIHLPVTDEFEHKMRYADTNFILLGLVIKQIYGKPVQEVATKEVFAPAGLTETTFKPVIADCVPTALLNEKILQGVPHDPKARQLGSDCGSAGLFSSMEDLIKISKGYLGLDPNILPFDQDVVSQLFENKNPAGLKPRSWGWDLRFDPENHYPLILHTGYTGTLILLDRVKKSGLILLTNRVHPTGHNQIFLTMREKIIRSFLIENDK
- a CDS encoding Mur ligase family protein — encoded protein: MNLKSGIAKVAGKSSYWFLHNVLKGGTSFPGKLAMKIDPQVLKALARDYETVIVTGTNGKTMTTSLIVAALKQKYGDILTNPSGSNMEQGIVTAFLAHKQKKVTRKIAVLEVDEANVKMVTELVHPSYYVLTNIFRDQMDRYGEIYTTYDKIVAGIKLAPQATIIANGDASIFSSVDLPNKKVFYGFKLDSEQKDSDTKAPVNTDGVLCPKCDHVIHFHDRIYANLGDFFCPHCGYKRPELKYRVNKIIKQTPNQLAFQMGAKDYTINIGGTYNIYNALAAYSVAREFGLSDDEVAQSFAKNKRVFGRQELINYAGKDIDLILVKNPVGLDEVLHMLNTEPEDYSLVALLNANHADGIDTSWIWDGQFEDLNHKQIKQVLVGGLRRKDMHFRLEVAGFNPANMTVAENNDDLIAQIAKLPTKKVYILSTYTALLALRKTMAEKKIIKAGM